The following proteins are co-located in the Mauremys reevesii isolate NIE-2019 unplaced genomic scaffold, ASM1616193v1 Contig67, whole genome shotgun sequence genome:
- the LOC120394572 gene encoding zinc finger protein 239-like, which yields MKRRGTSTQRGLKDRSETMLQLRTRTKEKPYECPECGRSFTRNSHLIVHHRIHTGERPYDCLDCGKGFTQGADLTKHQRTHTGERPYGCPDCGKQFATFSSIISHRRLHTGERPYKCPECGKSFTASSNLIVHQRTHTGQRPWTCPNCEKSFSVSSNLIAHQRIHTGERPYKCPKCGKGFTRSSHLVSHQRIHTGERPYECLDCGKSFSEGSDLTKHKRIHTGERPYKCPECGESFSQSSSLIKHQRVHTRKPAL from the coding sequence ATGAAGAGACGGGGTACCTCCACTCAGAGAGGTTTGAAGGACCGCAGTGAAACCATGCTCCAGCTTAGAACCCGCACTAAAGAGAAACCGTATGAATGTCCTGAGTGCGGGAGGAGCTTCACTCGCAACTCACACCTTATTGTGCATCACaggatccacacgggagagaggccCTACGACTGCCTGGACTGTGGGAAGGGGTTCACTCAGGGTGCCGACCTGACAAAGcaccagagaacccacacaggagagagaccctatggcTGCCCCGACTGTGGGAAACAGTTTGCCACTTTCTCCTCTATTATTTCACACCGGAGActgcacacgggagagagaccctacaaatgtcccgagtgtgggaaaagcttcactgccAGCTCCAACCTTATTGTGCACCAGAGAACCCACActgggcagaggccctggacatGCCCCAACTGTGAGAAAAGCTTCAGCGTGAGCTCCAATCTTATTGCCCACCAGaggatccacacgggagagagaccctataaatgccccaAGTGTGGGAAGGGGTTCACTCGGAGCTCCCACCTTGTTTCCCACCaaagaatccacacgggagagagaccctatgaatgcctggactgtgggaagagcttcagtgAGGGCTCAGACCTTACTAAGCACAAGAGGATTCACACGggagaaagaccctataaatgccctgAGTGTGGAGAAAGCTTCAGCCAGAGCTCCAGCCTGATTAaacaccagagagtccacaccaGGAAACCCGCCCTATAA